aaaaaataaaagaattaaaaatgaGCTAAATAACTAAACCTACAAGGAAAGAGGGTATTATTGTAATTAGATAGGGGGCATAAATGTAAAGGGGTATATGTTTGTAATTAATTTACTTTTATGAGGTATATGCTTaattttcccttctttttttataataaaattcgGGCATAGAGCCCATTTACTGAAAATAAAACAGGTCCAAGGGAATACAAAAGTCGGGCCAAAAATGGCCCAGTCCAAAACAtgataaagaaaagaaacaacaaaaaaatccCAGACAGATATCAATCTTCTCTAATCTTGTAAGGGAAGCTTGTATCTTCACTTCCTCTGCTAAGCTTCTTCTTCAGGTCTCTATCCTTCTTTGATCTTAGCTGATTGTTTCTCAGCTTGTTACCCTCAATCGGATGATGATGAGTTCTTTGAGGGAAACGAGCTGACCTCCACTCTTATCTCTTTGTTTTCATCTAATTCCAATGAAAAGTTCAGCTGATAAATGTTGCTCGATAATGAAGACGAATCTCTGAGGGTACTAGTTGGTCTTCGCTATTCTCACTGTGGATCTAAGGATAGAATCACTTTTCTTGAATACATCATATCTGGCTTTGCATTGACAAACAAGGTAAAGTTAGTTTATCttccctacatctaaattcgaCGGGTTGAAACTCATAATTGAATTTAATACCACCATCTAGATCTAGATATCTGAAAGGGATTACTAACTAATTGTTTAT
This Solanum dulcamara chromosome 8, daSolDulc1.2, whole genome shotgun sequence DNA region includes the following protein-coding sequences:
- the LOC129901065 gene encoding uncharacterized protein LOC129901065 isoform X2, with product MLLDNEDESLRVLVGLRYSHCGSKDRITFLEYIISGFALTNKVEMPLISASPFQNLHETHSTDQHNWNKRDEKRRERR
- the LOC129901065 gene encoding uncharacterized protein LOC129901065 isoform X3, whose product is MLLDNEDESLRVLVGLRYSHCGSKDRITFLEYIISGFALTNKVEMPLISASPFQNLHETHSTDQHNWNKSDYRVGDVS